One Littorina saxatilis isolate snail1 linkage group LG12, US_GU_Lsax_2.0, whole genome shotgun sequence genomic region harbors:
- the LOC138981149 gene encoding uncharacterized protein — translation MADTRHHQHYTRFSSTVGIDPEYTEGANLIDITDLGDDGHAAQPVNGQVEQTVPSSPSVSSIKELITMGKELGLEGRELQSFVQGERDKERAAQEREHEREASRLALAAQERKDERQFEENERDRLFRIEELRIQSEVQMNTNENAAHPSQSSHDHDPRFIPKIPYLDDKDDVESWLKQFEHYARDMNLDESKKASRLIYFLKGKARTIVSKMDDEDVDDYEKVKSALFEGFQLTAEQYRMKFRNTRRNPAETYKEHITRLDRYLTKWIELDPCEKTVKGLTDLILREQSLQSMPSDLAVHVKDRNPINAKEMGKLASDYELNRSQNKLRPTPTRTPQDGTKRFEKDHKPSPQQGKRSSLTPAEREKLREAGLCFYCRVGLHRSSDCPLRKKGNTAGAVTVEDVRRKTQGRKSPLDKLCRDCTTKKFSDLVDVKVNGKRVTALRDSGCSSIVVAAHLVPADKMTGQRKRTTLADKSKVRYCETAIIHVDSPFFCGETEVVVMADPIMPVLIGEFHGTQNDRRKTPIFPVREPAWYHDSTETVAGAVDTRAQSKLDNDRDKSASKPSSREPTSDMFTPKDLREAQKTDPSLDSIRKQAATGEERGHMRVVEKNGILYQSTFNRKGEESLKVILPKSFRSKVLAFGHDHPMAGHQGQRRTAERIRREFWWPCCGVEIRRYCLSCDACQRSAPKHLTKKVPLGKMPVFETAFRRVAVDIIGPILPMSENKKRYILVMVDFATRYPEAVALKDIHAETVADALWDFWTRLGIPSEILTDNGSQFTGTLMQEVTELLRIKRKTSAVFHPAGNGLCERMNGTLKNMLKKMCIEQPKSWDTFISALLFAYRETPQESLGFSPFELLFGRTVRGPMQLLRQIWTDESVSDEVKTTAEYVVNLREKIEETCLLARENLKKASVRSAQYYDRKAKPRSLKPGEKVLILKPLKTNKLELTWQGPFEVLEKLNDFDYKVQVRRKEKVFHVNLLKSYVEREQPVTDGTIPVAVVEEEEEEVIVSVVVEEDETTNDDIFRLDSQRTIPTFETKRTEGLDHVHFSEKLTQSQRTEARQICADRLDNLTDVPLTTNLTTCRIEVTDKKPVYIRPRPIPHAYVKMVENEVEEMLKLGVIEPANSAYNSPIVLVKKKEEGKYRFCADLRGLNDVTVFDGEPITDVQHLFQSLGKAKYFSKLDLTRGYWGIPIVEEDRDKTAFVTSRGQFRWVNMPFGLKTATGIFNRMMRKLLGPLNRDDVYHFMDDILIATETWEQHMEALKAVLQRLKEANLAAKPSKCYIGFDQLPYLGHEIGHGERWPEDDKIVKIVNAKEPATKKQLRAFLGLTGFYREYLENYSTVVVPLTDMTKKSLPDKLKWSDEAKKSFARLKRMVSEKPVLKMPDFGKDFVLRTDASDRGIGAVLMQLHGEKLHPVAYQSKKLLGAESRYATVEKECLATVWGVQKFERYLYGRHFVLETDHQPLKCLQRNPTNPRLLRWSLQLQPYSFTINYIPGKDNLGADYLSRIN, via the coding sequence ATGGCTGATACCAGACATCATCAGCACTACACCAGATTCTCGTCAACCGTGGGCATAGACCCAGAATATACAGAAGGAGCAAATCTGATTGATATCACCGATCTAGGTGATGACGGCCACGCCGCTCAGCCTGTGAACGGACAGGTCGAGCAGACCGTTCCATCAAGTCCCAGCGTCAGTTCGATCAAAGAATTGATCACCATGGGGAAAGAGTTGGGTTTGGAGGGAAGGGAACTACAGTCATTCGTCCAAGGGGAGAGGGATAAAGAACGAGCAGCTCAAGAGCGTGAACATGAGCGAGAAGCCAGTAGGCTAGCACTCGCAGCTCAAGAGCGTAAAGATGAGCGCCAATTcgaagagaatgagagagacagactcttTAGGATAGAAGAGCTGCGCATTCAGAGCGAGGTTCAGATGAACACGAATGAAAACGCAGCTCATCCTTCCCAATCCTCACATGACCATGATCCCCGTTTCATTCCCAAAATCCCTTACCTTGATGACAAGGATGACGTTGAATCCTGGCTCAAACAGTTTGAACACTATGCCAGAGATATGAATTTGGACGAATCAAAGAAAGCCTCCCGGCTGATATACTTCTTGAAAGGTAAGGCCCGTACCATCGTGTCCAAAATGGACGATGAGGATGTTGATGACTATGAAAAGGTGAAGAGCGCGTTATTTGAAGGATTCCAGCTCACCGCTGAGCAATATCGCATGAAATTCCGCAATACTAGACGTAATCCCGCGGAAACTTACAAAGAACACATCACTAGACTCGATCGGTACCTAACCAAGTGGATCGAGCTTGATCCGTGCGAGAAAACTGTCAAAGGATTAACCGATTTGATCCTGCGAGAGCAGTCCTTGCAGTCAATGCCTTCTGATCTCGCCGTGCATGTCAAAGACCGGAACCCGATCAATGCCAAGGAGATGGGAAAACTCGCGTCCGATTATGAGCTGAACAGAAGCCAAAATAAATTGAGACCGACACCAACGCGAACTCCTCAGGACGGAACGAAACGTTTTGAGAAGGATCATAAACCATCACCTCAACAAGGTAAAAGATCTTCTTTGACACCGGCGGAACGCGAAAAACTCCGAGAAGCAGGACTATGCTTCTATTGTCGCGTAGGTCTACACCGTTCGAGCGATTGTCCCTTACGGAAAAAAGGCAACACCGCCGGAGCTGTGACGGTTGAAGATGTCCGACGCAAAACACAGGGAAGAAAATCCCCGTTAGATAAATTGTGTCGAGACTGCACCACAAAAAAGTTTTCGGATCTAGTTGACGTCAAAGTCAACGGCAAACGAGTGACCGCCCTGAGAGACTCGGGCTGTAGCTCGATTGTGGTGGCCGCACATCTTGTGCCGGCCGACAAAATGACTGGTCAGAGAAAGAGGACCACGTTAGCGGACAAAAGTAAAGTCCGGTACTGCGAGACCGCGATCATTCATGTGGATTCGCCCTTCTTCTGCGGAGAGACAGAAGTCGTGGTCATGGCGGATCCCATAATGCCGGTGCTCATAGGGGAGTTCCATGGAACTCAGAACGACAGGAGGAAAACACCGATTTTCCCTGTCAGAGAACCTGCCTGGTATCACGACAGCACTGAGACAGTCGCTGGGGCCGTAGATACCAGAGCACAGTCCAAATTGGACAATGATAGAGACAAATCTGCGAGTAAGCCAAGTAGCCGGGAGCCAACATCGGATATGTTTACTCCAAAGGACTTACGCGAGGCTCAGAAGACAGATCCTTCGTTAGACAGCATCAGGAAACAAGCTGCTACCGGAGAAGAGAGAGGCCACATGAGGGTCGTGGAAAAGAATGGTATCTTGTACCAGTCGACGTTCAATCGGAAAGGAGAGGAGTCTTTGAAGGTTATTCTTCCCAAATCGTTCCGTAGTAAGGTGCTCGCATTCGGCCATGATCATCCAATGGCAGGACACCAAGGTCAGCGTCGTACCGCCGAAAGGATTAGACGCGAATTTTGGTGGCCATGCTGTGGTGTTGAGATCCGCCGCTACTGCTTGTCATGTGACGCTTGCCAGCGATCCGCGCCAAAACACCTTACGAAGAAGGTCCCATTGGGCAAGATGCCAGTGTTCGAGACTGCTTTCAGAAGAGTAGCAGTCGATATCATCGGGCCTATTCTTCCTATGTCCGAGAACAAAAAACGGTACATCCTCGTCATGGTTGACTTTGCCACCCGCTACCCTGAAGCTGTCGCGTTGAAGGACATTCACGCCGAGACAGTAGCCGATGCTTTGTGGGATTTTTGGACTAGACTCGGCATCCCAAGTGAAATACTGACTGATAACGGGAGCCAGTTCACAGGCACTCTGATGCAGGAAGTCACTGAACTCCTCCGCATCAAAAGGAAAACCTCTGCGGTATTTCATCCAGCTGGAAACGGTTTGTGCGAGAGAatgaatggcacgttaaagaacATGCTCAAAAAGATGTGCATAGAACAGCCCAAATCATGGGATACGTTCATCTCTGCATTACTGTTCGCATACCGCGAGACTCCTCAAGAGAGTTTAGGTTTCTCGCCATTCGAACTGTTGTTCGGACGTACTGTCAGAGGACCAATGCAACTCTTGAGACAGATTTGGACAGATGAGAGCGTCTCAGATGAGGTCAAAACCACTGCGGAATATGTAGTGAATCTTCGTGAGAAGATCGAAGAGACCTGTTTGCTTGCTCGAGAGAACCTGAAAAAAGCATCAGTGCGATCTGCTCAATATTACGAtcgtaaagccaaaccaaggtCGCTAAAACCAGGAGAGAAAGTCCTGATTCTCAagccattgaaaacaaacaaactggaacTCACTTGGCAAGGTCCATTTGAAGTGTTAGAGAAGTTGAATGATTTCGACTACAAAGTCCAAGTAAGGAGGAAGGAAAAAGTATTCCATGTCAACCTCCTCAAGTCTTACGTCGAACGTGAGCAACCTGTCACCGATGGAACAATTCCGGTTGcagtagtagaagaagaagaagaagaagtgatcGTCTCAGTAGTGGTAGAGGAGGACGAAACCACTAACGACGACATCTTCAGGTTGGACAGTCAGAGGACTATCCCAACATTTGAGACAAAGCGCACAGAAGGTTTAGACCACGTGCACTTTTCAGAGAAACTCACTCAGTCACAGCGAACTGAAGCGAGACAGATCTGCGCGGACAGACTAGATAATCTGACCGACGTACCACTCACCACGAATCTGACTACGTGTCGAATCGAGGTCACAGACAAGAAACCGGTCTATATAAGACCACGCCCCATTCCACATGCGTATGTGAAGATGGTGGAGAATGAAGTCGAAGAGATGTTGAAGCTAGGAGTCATCGAACCCGCCAACTCAGCTTACAATTCACCCATTGTTCTcgtcaaaaagaaagaagaagggaAGTACCGCTTTTGCGCGGACCTCCGTGGGTTGAATGATGTCACGGTGTTCGATGGGGAACCCATCACCGACGTTCAACATTTATTCCAAAGCTTAGGAAAAGCCAAGTACTTCTCCAAGCTAGATCTCACGCGTGGCTACTGGGGAATACCCATTGTCgaggaagacagagacaaaaccgcGTTTGTGACGTCACGAGGCCAGTTCCGATGGGTGAACATGCCCTTCGGGTTGAAGACCGCCACTGGCATCTTCAACAGGATGATGAGGAAGTTGCTAGGTCCCCTCAACCGAGACGATGTGTACCATTTTATGGATGACATCTTGATAGCCACTGAGACGTGGGAGCAACACATGGAAGCCCTGAAGGCAGTCCTTCAGCGGCTCAAAGAAGCCAACCTTGCAGCAAAACCGTCGAAATGCTACATCGGATTCGACCAATTGCCGTATCTTGGCCATGAAATCGGGCATGGAGAGAGGTGGCCAGAAGACGATAAAATCGTGAAGATCGTGAACGCCAAAGAACCAGCTACAAAGAAACAGCTACGCGCATTTTTGGGTCTCACGGGGTTTTACCGAGAATACCTGGAAAACTACTCGACTGTGGTCGTGCCGCTCACCGACATGACAAAGAAGAGCTTGCCAGACAAACTCAAATGGAGTGACGAGGCAAAGAAGAGCTTCGCAAGACTCAAACGAATGGTCAGTGAGAAACCAGTCCTGAAAATGCCTGATTTCGGCAAGGACTTCGTTCTCCGCACTGACGCATCAGACCGAGGAATCGGTGCGGTGCTGATGCAACTACATGGAGAGAAGCTACACCCCGTAGCGTACCAGTCGAAGAAGCTACTCGGGGCTGAGTCCCGATACGCGACTGTGGAAAAGGAATGTCTAGCAACAGTCTGGGGAGTACAGAAGTTTGAAAgatacctgtacggacgacacTTTGTGTTGGAGACAGACCACCAACCCTTGAAATGCCTACAGAGGAATCCAACAAACCCTCGTCTGTTACGATGGTCGCTACAATTGCAACCATACTCCTTCACAATCAACTACATCCCAGGAAAGGACAACCTAGGTGCCGACTATTTGAGTCGCATCAACTGA